The sequence TCAACTTCGACCAGGACATGGACGGAATCGTCAAGGAGACGATCCGGGTCCTCCGGTTCTGGATGGCGCACGGGGTACGGATCTTCCGGGTCGACAACCCGCACACCAAACCCGTGGTCTTCTGGGAGCGGGTGCTCGCGGACATCGCCCGCACCGACCCGGACGTGGTCTTCCTCGCCGAGGCCTTCACCCGTCCGGCGATGATGCACACCCTGGGGAAGATCGGTTTCCACCAGTCGTACACGTACTTCACCTGGCGCAACACCAAGGCCGAACTCACCGAGTACCTCACCGAGCTCACCGGCGACGCGGCCGCCTACATGCGCCCCAACTTCTTCGCCAGCACCCCGGACATCCTGCACGCCTACCTCCAGGACGGCGGCCGGGCCGCCTTCGCGATCCGCGCGGTCCTGGCGGCCACCCTCTCCCCCAGCTACGGCGTGTACGCCGGCTACGAGCTCTACGAGAACGAGCCGGCCCACCCCGGTTCCGAGGAGTACCTGCACTCGGAGAAGTACGAACTGCGCCCCAGGGACTGGAGCCGCACCGACACCCTCGCCCCGCTGCTCACCGTCCTGAACCGGCTGCGCCGCCGTCACCCGGCACTCCAGCAGCTGCGTTCACTGCGCTTCCACCCCACCGACAACGACCAGGTGCTCGCCTACTCCAAGACCGCCCCGACGCCCGACGGCCTCACCGACCACCTCATCACCGTGGTCAACCTGGATCCGCACCACGCCCAGGAGGCCACCGTCACCCTGGACGGGGACGGGCCGTACGCGGTCCACGACGAGCTCACCGGCGCCGCCTACACCTGGGGCCGGCACAACTACGTCCGGCTCGACCCCTCAGCCGAGCCGGCCCACCTCCTCACGGTTCGGAGGAACCCAGCGTGACAGTCAACGAGCCCGTCCCCGACACCTTCCCCGAGACCTCGAAGAAGAACCTGGACCCGGAGTGGTTCAAGCGTGCGGTCTTCTACGAGGTGCTGGTGCGGTCCTTCCAGGACAGCAACGGCGACGGGGTCGGAGACCTCAAGGGGCTCACCGCCAAACTCGACTACCTGCAGTGGCTCGGGGTCGACTGCCTCTGGCTGCCGCCGTTCTTCGCCTCGCCGCTGCGCGACGGCGGGTACGACGTGTCCGACTACAAGTCGGTGCTGCCCGAGTTCGGCGACCTCGCCGACTTCATGGAGTTCGTCGACGCGGCGCACGCCCGCGGCATGCGCGTGGTCATCGACTTCGTCATGAACCACACCAGCGACCAGCACCCCTGGTTCCAGGCCTCCCGGGAGGACCCGGACGGCCCGTACGGCGACTTCTACATGTGGGCCGACGACGACAAGCAGTACCCGGACGCCCGGATCATCTTCGTCGACACCGAGACCTCCAACTGGACCTACGACCCGGTGCGCAAGCAGTACTTCTGGCACCGGTTCTTCTCCCACCAGCCCGACCTCAACTACGACAACCCCCGGGTCCAGGACGAGATGATCGCCGGGCTGCGGTTCTGGCTGGACCTCGGCATCGACGGGTTCCGGCTGGACGCGGTGCCGTACCTGTTCGCCCGGGAGGGGACCAACTGCGAGAACCTCCCGGAGACCCACGAGTTCCTGCAGCGGGTCCGCAAGGAGATCGACGCCGACTACCCGGACACCGTGCTGCTCGCCGAGGCCAACCAGTGGCCGGAGGACGTCGTCGACTACTTCGGCGACTTCGCCTCCGGCGGCGACGAGTGCCACATGGCGTTCCACTTCCCGGTGATGCCGCGGATCTTCATGGCGGTCCGCCGGGAGTCCCGCTACCCCGTCTCGGAGATCCTCGCCAAGACGCCCAACATCCCGCACGGCTGCCAGTGGGGGATCTTCCTGCGCAACCACGACGAGCTGACCCTGGAGATGGTCACCGACGAGGAGCGCGACTACATGTACGCGGAGTACGCCAAGGACCCGCGGATGCGCGCCAACGTGGGCATCCGCCGGCGGCTCGCCCCGCTGCTGGAGAACGACCGCAACCAGATCGAGCTCTTCACCGCCCTGCTGCTCTCCCTGCCCGGTTCGCCGGTGCTCTACTACGGCGACGAGATCGGCATGGGGGACAACATCTGGCTGGGCGACCGGGACGGCGTCCGGACCCCGATGCAGTGGACCCCGGACCGCAACGCGGGTTTCTCCTCCGCCGACCCGGGCAGGCTCAGTCTGCCGCCCATCATGGATCCGGTGTACGGCTATCAGGTGACCAACGTCGAAGCGCAGCAGAGCAGTTCGAGCTCACTGCTGCACTGGACGCGTCGCATGATCGAGATCCGCAAGCTCAACCCGGCGTTCGGCCTCGGCAGCTACACCGAACTGCCCTCCAGCAACCCCGCGGTGCTGGCCTTCGTCCGTGAGTACGAGGGGGACCTGGTCATGTGCGTGAACAACTTCTCGCGGTTCGCGCAACCGACCGAACTGGACCTGCGGCGGTACGGCGGACGGAATCCGGTCGAGCTGATCGGCGGGGTGCGCTTCCCCTCGATCGGCGAGTGGCCGTACCTGCTCACCCTGGCCGGGCACGGCTTCTACTGGTTCCAGCTCCGCCGGCCCGCCCGGCCGACCGGAACCGTGCGGCCGAAGTAACGATCCGGCAGCCGCCGCGGGTCCCACCGAACCCTCCGGGGGCGCGAGTTCGTACCCCGCGCCCCCGGTCGTCTCTGCACCACCGCGTACGGAGAACAGCCCAACGGCCACCCACACGAAGGCGTGACACCCGGGCCCCTCGCTCGCGTGCCGCGCCGCCGCGCCGCCGCAATCCGGAAGACTGACGGACCCGGCCAGACCCGTCGGGCGATCCGCCCAGCTCCTCCGGGGAAAGGGAGTCATGTCCGAAACCTCCCGTTCGCAAGTCCCCCTGCACCAGGACGCCCCCGCCGGCTCCGCCGCGCCGGCCGTCCCGCGGGGTACCGGGGTCCGGAGGACCGCCCTGGGGGTGAGCGAACTCGTCCAGGCGGCGCTGCCGCTGATCGCCGAGTGGCTACCCACCCAGCGCTGGTACGCCGGGAAGGGGCGGCCGATCACCGGCCTCGTCCCCGTGGTCGGCACCCCCCTCCAGGTCGGCGACCCCGCCCTGCTGCACCTGCTGCTCCGGGTCGAACACGCCGCCACCGCCGGCGTGCCGCACGGCGACCTGTACCAACTGCTGCTCGGCATCCGCTCGAAGGGCCCGGCCGGCATCGAGCCGGCCGCCGTCCTCGGCCGCCTCACCCAGGGCCCGTACGACGGGGCCACGCTCTTCGACGCGGTGCACGACCCGGAGCTCACCGGGCGGCTGCTGGAGCACCTGGCCACCGGCGACCGGTTCGGCGCGCTGTCGTTCCGGCGCACCCCCGGCTCCGGACTGCCCACCAACCTGCCCGGGCGGGCCTCCACCGCCGAGCAGTCCAACAGCTCCGTCATCTACGGCACCTCGTACATCCTGAAGCTGTTCCGCCGCGTCCACCCCGGCACCAACCCCGACCTGGAACTCTCGCTCGCGCTCTCCCGGGCCGGTTCGACCCGCATCCCCCGGGTCGCCGCCTGGTTCGAGAGCCGGCTGGAGCGCACCGAGCCGGCCACCCTCGGCCTGCTCCAGCGCTACCTCCCGGAGGCCGAGGACGGCTGGGAACTCGCCCTCGACCAGGTCGGCCGGCTGAAGGGCGACCCCTCCCCCGGCAACTTCGCGATCGAGGCGCACCGGCTCGGCCGCGCCACCGCCGAGGTGCACCGGGTGCTCTCCCGGTCGATGCCGGTCGCCCGGCTGGACCGGGCGCAGACCAGGCAGCTGGCCACCGCGATGGCCGACCGGCTGGACAGCGCGGTCGCCGCCGTCCCGGGGCTGATGCGCTACCGGGGTGCGCTGCGCTCGGCCTTCGGCCAGATGGCCGACGCCCACCCGGACGGCCTGGCGGTCCAGCGGATCCACGGCGACCTGCACCTCGGCCAGGCCATGCGCACCCCGCACGGCTGGGTCCTGCTCGACTTCGAGGGCGAGCCGGCCAAGTCGGTGGCCGAGCGGCGCGAACCGCAGACCGCTCTGCGGGACGTCGCCGCGATGCTCCGCTCCTTCGACTACGCCGCCGCCCACCTGCTGGCCGGCGGGCCGTCCGACCCGGAACTCGCGCACCTCGCCGCCGCCTGGGCGCAGCGCAACCGCACCGCCTTCTGCGCCGGCTACACCGCGGGCGGCGGCACCGACCCGGCGGCGTCGCCGGAGCTGATGCGCGCGCTGGAGATCGAC comes from Streptomyces sp. TLI_053 and encodes:
- a CDS encoding phosphotransferase, whose protein sequence is MSETSRSQVPLHQDAPAGSAAPAVPRGTGVRRTALGVSELVQAALPLIAEWLPTQRWYAGKGRPITGLVPVVGTPLQVGDPALLHLLLRVEHAATAGVPHGDLYQLLLGIRSKGPAGIEPAAVLGRLTQGPYDGATLFDAVHDPELTGRLLEHLATGDRFGALSFRRTPGSGLPTNLPGRASTAEQSNSSVIYGTSYILKLFRRVHPGTNPDLELSLALSRAGSTRIPRVAAWFESRLERTEPATLGLLQRYLPEAEDGWELALDQVGRLKGDPSPGNFAIEAHRLGRATAEVHRVLSRSMPVARLDRAQTRQLATAMADRLDSAVAAVPGLMRYRGALRSAFGQMADAHPDGLAVQRIHGDLHLGQAMRTPHGWVLLDFEGEPAKSVAERREPQTALRDVAAMLRSFDYAAAHLLAGGPSDPELAHLAAAWAQRNRTAFCAGYTAGGGTDPAASPELMRALEIDKAVYEVVYEARHRPSWLPIPLAAINRLALTV
- the treS gene encoding maltose alpha-D-glucosyltransferase, producing the protein MTVNEPVPDTFPETSKKNLDPEWFKRAVFYEVLVRSFQDSNGDGVGDLKGLTAKLDYLQWLGVDCLWLPPFFASPLRDGGYDVSDYKSVLPEFGDLADFMEFVDAAHARGMRVVIDFVMNHTSDQHPWFQASREDPDGPYGDFYMWADDDKQYPDARIIFVDTETSNWTYDPVRKQYFWHRFFSHQPDLNYDNPRVQDEMIAGLRFWLDLGIDGFRLDAVPYLFAREGTNCENLPETHEFLQRVRKEIDADYPDTVLLAEANQWPEDVVDYFGDFASGGDECHMAFHFPVMPRIFMAVRRESRYPVSEILAKTPNIPHGCQWGIFLRNHDELTLEMVTDEERDYMYAEYAKDPRMRANVGIRRRLAPLLENDRNQIELFTALLLSLPGSPVLYYGDEIGMGDNIWLGDRDGVRTPMQWTPDRNAGFSSADPGRLSLPPIMDPVYGYQVTNVEAQQSSSSSLLHWTRRMIEIRKLNPAFGLGSYTELPSSNPAVLAFVREYEGDLVMCVNNFSRFAQPTELDLRRYGGRNPVELIGGVRFPSIGEWPYLLTLAGHGFYWFQLRRPARPTGTVRPK